The Bombus vancouverensis nearcticus chromosome 11, iyBomVanc1_principal, whole genome shotgun sequence DNA window TGGGCAAAAAAGATACGGGAAGATGTAAGTTATTTTTAAGACGACACCCGTTAGAATTAATGTTTCAACGTTGGCGGCGGGGAGATGGTCGCCAAGCCTCCATTAAAAAGTTGTTAAACGCAGCCTGACGGCGCCCCGCGGCAAATTGGAACCCCATCATAAGTCTTccttgtatataatatacatggCTGTTAGAGCAAGCCATCTACAAGATAGCGATATCAAAGTAATTAAGTATTCGATGAAGATATTTTGATCGACCTTATGGATGAAACTGATATTAAGCAATGTATGTACACGCATAACACACTTTCGTTCCGATAACATATCCGTTAAAACGCGTAAAAGAAACTCTTGACGATTTAAAAACACGATATTTGATTTATCGTATTGTATTCCTGTAATCTTGAAATCCATTTTTCCAACTTTTTTCTATCtcgttaaattttttaaacgttcTTCTTGCACGATGCTGTGCGATCAACTTGAAAAAACGCTGCTTACCTTCTATCTTCCAAACTTTGATCGATGTCGGCAATTTGATTTTCCCATTACCATTTACATCGCACGTAGGTAATAACAAGGTATTAATCGTTTGTTTGTAGGGCAATGAAATTTTTTTCGTTAAGCAACAAACTGATTTCGATACGCTCTTGTCTACGCAGCTTTATATTTTCCAGCGGTACTCGCGTACATCCTTTACACACCTTTTCCATTCCACGTACTTTTAAACCATCCTCTCTCCGAAACCCCTACCACTCCGATGCTTTTTACGTtgctcttttcttttattttgaacCTCTCGTTGCTTCGGCCAAGAGTTTCTAGTCAGCGTTACGTAGAAAACGTTGAACTTGTTCGAGAGCTTTTTTCTCGAAAAAGCAGTCGTAGAGAAGACGGGAGATATGGAAGGAAAATGTCAAACAAATTTATCGCGTCCTCCAGACGCTAAACCGTAAAAAGCATTTCTTGCTTCTTTTATAATACGCTACCGTTCGAAACGTAATGATATAAACGCAAACGAAACGTAAAATATCGACGGATTACACGAAACGCGATATGTTAACTGGaattttctcaaaaatattACTTCATCGGACGAGTTGGAGACTGGTAACTTCCGAGCATCAATTTTCTCGCTCGAACGTTCACCGGGGTAGctttgtataatattataatcgtATCATACTGTAAAGGTTCGCTAATTAGAAACTGTTAAACGTATAATGGGAAACTTGGACGTTCTTTTCGGTTGTTTAATTCATAATTCTTGCGATTCTCGTATCGAccgaatttttcaatatttttgcgTCTTCGAACTTTACAACACCGAGCCACAAGAAGATTAACACGCTTTACCCTAGGGTTACTTATCCCCTTCACTAGGTGATTATAAACGTCGTTCGGCTGAACTTTCCCGAAGATTGGTGGTTATccttcgaaagattattttgaAACCCGGTGGTTTGTCGTTCGTATACAACAACCAGAGGTCTGCGTTCGTGAGGATAAAAAATACGGAAGGAGCGCAGAAACCGCGGCGAGTCGAAAAACCGCGATGCGGCATTACCAATTCCTTTCGCCCAACACGCATCCCTCTTTTTACGTACGCACGCGGGGTGGATGGGGTCAGCTTTCAGGGTAACGTGGTTAagaaaatgtttttaaaataattttgcacTTAGCTCGATGCAACAAGCTGGACGAAGAAGTGGCCCGTGAATCGAGTCGAAGAagaacgaaaagagaaaaaggaagagaacggGGCTTTATAGAATATATTGCGCTCTTTCCCCGCCTTCCACCTCTTACGTGCATTTAACGACGAGAAAAATGGAACGCCGAGCGAACTtgcaatatgaaaataaatcgtACGTTTACAAACAAAATTAGCACGGTAGAACCTCTCCTCCAgtatttgaattttaatatcgGATCGACGAGAAAGTAATGTCGGCTTTGTACATATAAAAAATAGATTAATTTACGCTGTTATTTAATCGATCGTTCTTTCTGATTATCCCTCTATTCTGTGGAAACTTCTCCGTGGCATCTTTCACGGCGAAACTGATTCTAATTGGAAAGAGTAAATTAATCTGTTTATATTCTTTCGcttcaaataattttacaacGACCGAAAATGGTGACAGAGTCTGATGACACCGCTCTACCGAACTGGCAGGACGAGGAAGAAATTCTCGTAGCTGTCTCGATTAACATTGAATTTTAAGCTTAGAGGAAGCTCAAGcgttttataaatacaaaacaTCGTCCTTAGAAAACGATTTTCTCGTAAACCGTAATATACGATCCGCTTGAAGTTGGTACGATCAAAAACCGACGTTACTTTGCCACCAACTCGATTATTGTCTCACCGAAATCGCTTAATTTGTCTCGCGTATTGTTCGTACGATaatatgttgggcaattatttacgGGAACCTGGTTGAAAAGCAGGGTGCATTGGCCCTACCTGTTGACCCGCACTTCGCAACTTTGCTCGGCCGCCACAAGCAAATCCTACGACTCTGCGTGTTTTTTTCCCCCGAACAGAAATCCAGGTCACGCGCTTTTCATACAAGTATTTCGCCAGTTAACAgcagtattttttttttcatttcgcgGCAGCCGCTCGATTGAGGTGTGTCGCATTCTGACGCATGAAAATGGCCCAAAGGGATGCGCCAGCCATGATCGATGCTCCATCCGATCGGAGACTACCGAAACTGCCCGtcaaataatatattcatagCTTCCGGATGGTTGAACGCGACTCTCGAAATCCTCTGCCCCCCTCCCGCGCCGCCGCCCGCACCCCATGCTGCTGCCACCCTCTGCAACCACCCTCTATTCCGCGTATCACCCAACGCTGCATCCGCACGCAAATCGACTGTCGAATAATTATCGAAAATACACGGCTGAACAGCTTACCTCTCTCTCTTGCTCTGTGGCGGCAAGAGgagaatctctctctctctctctctctctctttctctcgtactcttctcctttttctttctttgtctCTTTTTCCGCCTTCCGTTGTGTTCTCAGTGAACTGAAAGATGAAATAGATTAAAACGAGTATTTAACTGCGGACGAGAAAAGTAACGAGACGAATACGTtctataaaaaaacaaaaataatttatagaaaataatttataatttagaaGGTGGAGAAGTTGCGAGACTTTTCTAACGCAATTTCGTTGATTTATGTACATGTACTCGttctcataaatattagaacAGGGGTTCGTAAGTATCAGACGTCGAGTCAGGACTATTTCAAACGACGCTCgaaatttgatatttaaagAAAGAGGACTTCTTTAAATTAGATAATTAACAGCTTTTTATCGTTTCATTTCGCAATTGTAATTAACTAATGACataatgtataaaattaaaaatgatgtTGCAAATCGAATCTTAATGGATCGAAAATGGGCGAAACTGAAATGAAAAGTAATGATACGTTAAATTTGTCACGAAATTACTTTCAAACGACCTGAATAAAATAGTACGGTAAGTACTTTCCCATTAATCGTAGCTTTATAATTAAAGTCAGCTGGACGAATTACAAGGAAATTATAGTATATCCATTTTCAAagcgttttatatattttaaactgATGCAATTATTACAAACAAAATGTTATTCTCTAGAGGAAATTTCAGATAACGAGCAGTTTGAATTTAAATAAAGTGTTGATGCGTAACAAAGCAAAAAATGGAAATTCATTAGAAGTTGAAGTACAACTTAATATTTATGTAGTCAATGGGAGTAGATACCTTCTGAACGActttttaaatctttaattaACTTCGTCCTGACATTTAATTAAGCTTTAAATAGTATTACGCTTAAACTAGCAAGCACGTTCCAAGCGGCTTTCAAATCATTCGCGGAAGTAATCTGGAAAGTTATGAAGAAACATGGAAACTTAATCCCTAAGTTTCTACCGAATATTTCTAGCACGTGAATTCTAAAAAAAGCGACGTAAATACTTAAAGATATTCTATCGAAGAAATTTGGAATTACGTTTACATCGTGTTTTGAAAATACGCGAAATTATGCTTCGGCGACAACGATCGAATCAGTTTAGTCTTGATTAAACTAGTTTTGatcgttaaataattaaattttatcgtTATATGACAAAAGTAAAATTAGTATAAACCACTAGTACACATTTTATACTAAAATTTACCTTAAACGTGTTACCTTAAATAATCTAATTACGCAAAATGTGATAACcacaatagaaaataaaatattgacaAACAGATACTCCTTTACGTAATGTTTTGCAAGTTGTAAAGGAGACAGAGGCTCGTCACACAGACGGAACGCATTCCCTAGACGGTATACCGTTCATCTAGATATCACGATAGGAGGTCCTGTTCGTTGTAATCGGGTAGAAAACTCAATCGCGATCTGACTTTCGCATCAGTTGATCCACTCGTTGTTATTGATTCGATTTTGAATAGGTGGTTACGGATAAAGAGAAAAGATTTGGTTTTTCGGTGTACCACGAGCAAACAGTCCTACGACAGATCGTTGGTCCTCGTTTTAAAGAACTGTTCCTCCGTAGCGATATTCTCGTAGCGTTTTTGTAACAAGAACGTTGTGATTATTCGTACGCGATTAGATAGGACTTGAAACGTACAAGCCGAACGAGAAGATACATTCAGTTGCTGTTCTCTGCAAATTAATCGAAGGACTCTTCGTGTGACCCTGCTTTTCTGGGGCACGTGCCCATGGGTATCGGTATTTCGGGGTACGTTAATACCTCACTATCCAGACGGATAGAGAGAGAACAGAGCGAAACATCCACTCCTGTACATTGTTTGCGGCTTGGAATCAATAAAAGCATAGCTTTAGGCGACGGTGGTCACCATGGCAACCAGAGACCCATCCGTGTACCTTGCTTCTCTCTCCCTCGTCTTCTCTCTTCACACACATACAAACATACATACACTCATACCCGTACACGCACCCTTTCCTCTTCATTCCTCCCGCAatttctctctcgttctctttccTTGCCTCTCTTCGTACATGTATACCATACCTATTCTCCTTCGTTCTCTGTTCCTAACTCGTGAACGTCCCtttcctttctccttttttcctccCGACGCTCTCTATTTCGTTCCCTTTTTgccattttcttttttcatctttttaacTTTGATCCTTGCACACGTAACGTCTAATTCTCTGTTTTCCTCTCTATTCCCTGTTTTCGCATACTTTTCTCTCCCTGTGTTTTCCCCTTCCTCCATTTTCCTTTGCTCGTTCACCCTCCGCCCGCTCCTCCACCTTTCCTTTGAACACGTTAGCCATATTTTCGCTTTTCCACCCTCTCTCCACTGTATTCCACCGATTCTCTATTCCGTTCATCTTCTcatttttctcccttttttcgcTCACCTTTTCTGCCTCTATTTTGTCCGCGTCGGCGCAAACCGAACACACGGTCCTTTATTTTCTGAACTGTCGTTCAACTACAcatgtacatattatatatatatatattatatacgtgTCTATATTATAGCTCGTTTTTGATTCTCCTATTTTTAATTGTCTCTTTGAACTTGCAATTCGTTAAAGCATGTTTCTATGTATCGATCCCATGGGCATTTACTTTTAATTATCTTTAGAATTGACTTCGCGGTCACCTTTCTATCGCTGCACTTGaacataaattttcaaatatatgtaCAGTGAATCACGAAAGTATCTGAACAGTCAATTATTCGTTACAATCGACAAACCATAATATCTAAAGGTTAACTTGACAATAGTTTGACGATGAAATATCAGCATTCTGCTATTTTATCATTAGGAACTTAATGAAATAATCGgttagttaaaaaaaaaaacgaataagAGATGTCTATACCTTCATTTTCAGCCAATTTTTTATCTTGATGGATTTTGCCGCATCTCACAATTTTAGGAAAAAATGAGCCATCATAGAAAACCAAAGTATAATGTAATTTATACAGGAAAAGTGCATCGAacacaatgtaaaatatatcgACAATGAacagttaaaaaatatttttcaaaatgtattttatttttaataccgACTATGTGGTAAAGAATATCGGCTTTAATCAACTGAGAGCTTCATTTTTTCAACTCGAgagtgaaaataataattattttcttctaacaaaagaaaaataattaaagtatattaaatatattaattgaatgcaaaaatttgaattaaaaatctaaattagaagagcttttaaattttaagtatcatatattatatatgtaatgcaacatacttatgtatactatatacatatatatatatatatgtttacttaaatatataaaatatacgataaaAGAGCAATAAATTACGTGATCtacaatcaaaatattaaaatacataaaaaaacgagaatcagaaaataaaattacaaaacaatTTTTTACCTACAAGATGAAGGTTGATTGTATTGTATAGACAATAATTTGTGCATTAAAATGATGAAATAAAACAAACTATTCCATTCCAGTTTAAcgtattttcttaaaatttattGAGTTCTGAAAGAGTTGATCCACTGAGGACCGAGTAATGATAGAACGCGTAAATTTGTATGACTTCGAAACAAGGTAGTTTATCATAGTGTAATAGAAActttaattcataaaataaaacttCATAAAATAGAActtcataaaataaaagtagACTGAACTTAACTTATAACCCACATTATTGTAATCGCGCATATTCCAACGATACCATTTGAGGGTTAGGACTGTTCACACGCAGGGGTAGTGACTCTTCAATTTTTAGTATGCATTGGATCCTTGTTTCCGAAAGATATTTTCTATAAAGTTCAAAAGTAAAATAACCCGCTCTAAGGAAAAACGGTAGCGAGCAACTCTTCAAATACGCAAACTCCATAAAGAACGTCGATAAATGTCACGCGCTTTACGGAAGTGACAACCCAGTTGAAAACATTGTCGAAAAGATCGACCGAGAAAAATCGAACGAAAGTTCGACCTATATTCGTAGGCCAATAACTGATAGATAGTCCACGGCAAATCCAGGTAAAGAGCACGTTCtacttattaatttaattacgcGTATTAAATTCATACGATTTAAGTAGAAGAGAACATTCATTTGGTCTCGTCTCAAATTAAGGTTAGGTTAGAATAACCTGATCCGAGCTAAAATAGGGGTTGACTTCTACTTCTTCGATTCGAGATTACGTTTCGATAGTCACGGATGCTGAATCTTAAAAGCTAGAGGGCGggtttttaaaaatatacattatcgctcgaaagtattcgaacatttgCTCGTCTTTAACAAGATGTTaagatttaattacatatatgaATGACAAGTAAAAATTATGTACTGACAAGTAATTACTACGTTCTGTATTATTATTCTACCATTATGATGTAACAAAATCGTACGAAAATTATATTAGTATATAAGCATAAATTTTAGAGcgtgttttaaaaataatatgcgTTAATGACAttatttttctttacttttcagCTTATGGACTTGATTAGTACGACTTCTGAGCGGCTCATTTAATATTTGAACAATGCAATAGAATTTTCCAATAGTGCATATGTTACTTGTATCGAAGTACATTGTATAGCGAcataatatatttgaatatttgaggTTCTTGATCTGAACGATATTCTGCGGAAAAAATCTGGAGCGGTCACAGGTCCCCTGTAAGGCGACACAGGTACATATGGGCTCTTTCAGTGAATGGACcaaatgatataaattatttatagatTTCGACACCAAAGCGCGGGGAGGGAATCGAGGGTGTACTGTTCCAACTGGGGTGTATACCCCGGGGGGGTCCACTTGCATCAAAAGCCCCTCGAGGCCCCCTCAACATATGCATTTTCACTCGACCACCGTAAGCCTATATAAAATTGATTTCTAAGTACCCTGGATTTCCTGTCAATCTCGCGTGTCTTTTAACACCTATCTTCGTTTGTTCTCTACACAAATCTTCGAGTGTTCAGTTTGAGTGCAAACATGACTGAAAACGACACTTTCGTTTGCTCTTTCTTTCCTGTTGACGCTCTTTGCAAATAACTATAATACTGGTACGATGGTATCGCCTGTACTTTTAGATgtttcaaaaatttcaattaatttcattCGCTTCAAAAATTTTCGTAATAAACCTTCATATAAAATCTGATTATTTTAACACACATAAGTATTATAAACGACCATTTTGATAAATCCAGTCCTTAAAgaaacaataaatttaatataacagAGAGATATTATTTTAGCcgcattaaattttatttgtcgGAGACTAAACTAGAAGAAGAAAGGCGGAATGCATAGACTTTTAGTGTACACGTCTCATAGGGGTTTAACTGATCGCAAAGTTCCTGACGAGTGATGTGTAGCAAATTTGAAGACGGGCCCAGAGCATCGTACGCTGTACCCCCCGGGGTCCAATCTAAATCAATGGGCTTGTGGGTAATCGCATAATAATTACTAGAACCCCCTCTACCGTCCATCTGTCGCTAGCCAAGGGGTGTTCAACCCCTACAAGTGGCAGTGTGCAATGTCACGGCAACATAGACGATCAGAGTGTCTCAGCAGGTCCTATTGTTGTTGACCATTGTAAAAAATATCACGCAGTGTCACATATTTCCTCGGTTTTCGCGCgttgtttaaaatttttgtcGAATGCATAACACACATATACTAGCAATTTAAGGAAATAGTGCATTACAcataattgtaattgtaatctGTTTGATAAAGTATAACATACTGATAGTAATCCTCTCGTGAGGATCTCGATCgccttaataaaaaaaatatgtgtatataatgATTACGAAAAACTCTTTATTAAACTGTTACAGACAAACAAATGATACCTACAATTCTGATCGGTTTATTCGTCGGATTTTGTGATGGTTTACGTGGACCTCATCATCCACGAAGTCCTGTCTCTCATCACCATTATGTACCCCAGAAAGATGTTAAAATAACGCAAGATGCACAACTACTACAGGATGCTACGTTAGTTAACACTTAACTCATTTACTTGAGtatcataattttatttaagtatGTGTTCGTTTTTTCACTTTGTTATTGTTTTATCTTTACTCTAGTTTTAAACTTCTAACAATTTTGCATTTTTAGAATTTAATATTGCAATAATCAACaaacattatttttatcgtCAATTATTTTGCGCATTTCCAGTATTATTTACCTTATccatatttgtataatttttatatagttCTTACCACTGCGAAAGCTCGAAATATAAGGATTAAAATTTCAGCCACTTAAAAGAAGACATAGGATCAATGGCGGATCAATTGGACTTTTCGAACATGACTGAACAAGAAATCGAATTCCATTACTTCAAGTACGTCTgtaatactaataatatattatattttcagtGCTACAGTAAATAATTTGCACATCTTAATAATATCGTTATCAGTCATTATTGCGAAGAATTTCCTAAAGGAAATATGCTCGGTTATCTCtcgtaaattaaatatttttattgactagcaaatttattcgtattttctttcttttttaagtatcaaaaattatttttatatctaaatTTTCATTCAGAGTTCACGATATCGACAATAATGCTAAATTGGATGGATTAGAAATTCTCTATGCGATTCAACATACGTTTCACGAGAACAGACTCGCCAATGCTGAACGTGAAAGTTCGAGTGAAAATACCAGAACCATGGATTACGAAGATGATTTGCCTTGGATCGTAGGTGCGTATATCCACAATTATGTATTCGAATTAGAACAAATTTCGtaatagaaatatagaaattaagATATGAAATactgaaaatgtaataattatttctgtTATAAAGAACTTGTAGACAGAGTACTGAGGGAAGATGACTTAGATCATGATGGATACCTTGGATATATTGAGTATGTACTTGGAAGACAAAGAGATCACATTGCTCAAGCAAAACGGAATAACAAATTGGAGAATTAAAAGCACATCTAGTACAACGCCT harbors:
- the LOC117154728 gene encoding multiple coagulation factor deficiency protein 2 homolog, which codes for MIPTILIGLFVGFCDGLRGPHHPRSPVSHHHYVPQKDVKITQDAQLLQDATHLKEDIGSMADQLDFSNMTEQEIEFHYFKVHDIDNNAKLDGLEILYAIQHTFHENRLANAERESSSENTRTMDYEDDLPWIVELVDRVLREDDLDHDGYLGYIEYVLGRQRDHIAQAKRNNKLEN